The Amycolatopsis japonica nucleotide sequence ACCTCGTCGTGCGCGTTGAAGAACTGCGCGGCGAAGAACGACGCGAAGGTCGCGTAGATGTTCCAGTCGAACCATTCCATCGCGTTGCCGGCGCCGAGGCCGAACAGGGTGCGGCGGCGGTCCGGGATGGTGGCGGTGCCCGCGGTCGCGCTCATCGGGTGGCTCCTTCGGCGAAGCGGTCGAGACGGCGGACGGCGAGTTCGGCGTAGACGGTGGCGGCCCTGGACAGCACGGACGGGTCGAAGTCGGCGTACGGGCTGTGGTTGTTGGGCGCGGTGTCCGGTTCGAGCCCGGGCATCAGCGCACCGAGACCGAGGAACGTGCCCGGCACTTCGGCCAGCACCCGGGAGAAGTCCTCGGATCCGGCCACCGGATTGGGGAGTTCGGTGTAGTACTGCTCGCCGATCGTCTCGCGGACGACCTCGGCGCCGAACGCGGTCTCGTCGACGTCGGTGACGGTGACCGGGTACTCGCTTTCGAAGACGACGTCGGCGGTGACGCCGTGCGCCCGCGCGACGCCGTCGATCGTCTCGCGGATCGCCGTGTCGAGCAGCGCGCCGGCGGCGTCCGAGAAACAGCGGACGGTGGCCTCGAACTCGGCGGTGGCGGGGATGACGTTGCGCTTGGTGCCGCCGCGGATGACGCCGACCGTGATCACGGCCGGGTCGAAGATGTCCAGCCGCCGGGTGACCATCGTCTGCAACGCGGTGATCATCGCCGCGGTGGCGGAGATCGGATCCTTGGCGCGGTGCGGCATCGACCCGTGGCCGCCCTCGCCGTGCACGGTGACGAGCAGCCGGTACGACGCGGACATCAGCGTGCCGGGACGGCTGGCGAACTGCCCGCTGGGCAGCATCGATGAGAAGACGTGCAGCCCATAGGCCGCGTCGGCGCGCCTGCCCGCGGCGTCGAGCACGCCTTCCAGGAGCATCACGCCGGCGCCGTCCCAGCCCTCCTCGCCGGGCTGGAACATCAGGACGACGTCGCCGTTGATGCGGTCGCGGTGCGTGTGCAGCAGCCGGGCCGCGCCGACCAGCGACGTGGTGTGCAGATCGTGGCCGCAGGCGTGCATCGCGCCGTTCGTGGCCGCGAAGTCCAGGCCGGTCGCTTCGGCCACCGGGAGGGCGTCCATGTCCGCGCGCAGCAGGACCGTCCGCGGCCGGGCCGAATCCCTGGCCGTACCCTCGCCGCGCAGCACCGCGGTCACCGAGGTCGTGCCGGTCCCGGTGGAGACCTCCAGGCCGAGCCCGTCGAGTTCACGCAGGACCCGCTCCTGTGTGCGGGGCAGGTCGAGACCGATCTCGGGCTCGCGGTGCAGGTCGCGCCGCAACCGGACCAGCTCGTCCTGCAGGCTTCGAGCGTCGTCGTGAAGGTCCACCGGTCGATCTCCTCTGCGTCGGACGTCGGCGTCTTGGTCGTCGAGTGTGCGAATCCACGTCCGATATCGGGCTAGAATTGTCGGAATCGCTCAACGATCGACCCCTGGAAGTAAAAATGGTGATTGGTTCGCTGGATGAGGAGGACTTTTCGCTCATTCACGCTCTGCAACTGCGACCCCGCGCCTCTTGGGCTCAGCTGGGCGACGCCCTCGGCTCGTCGCCGGTGACGCTGACGCGGCGGTGGGAACGGCTGCGTGACGGAGGCGGAGCCTGGGTGACGGCCTATCCGCGCGTGCCCGGACGGTCCCGGATCCAGGCCGCGTACGTCGAGATCCGCTGCGCGAGCGGCCAGGTCCGGGCACTCATCAGCGAGCTGTCCACCTGGCCGTCGGTGGTCAGCATCGAGGAGGCTTCGCGCGAGTACAGCCTGGTGCTGACGGTGTTCGGCCTCGGCATGCACGACCTGTCGACGCTGCTGCTCGACGCGATCCCCGGGCTTCCCGGTGTCCTCAACATCCGTTCGCATCTGGTGTCCCGCTTGCACGTCGAAGGCAGCTCGTGGCGGGTGGGCGCGCTGGACCGGGGGCGCGTGCAGGCGTTGTCCCAGCTGCCGCCGTCCGGCGGCACGGGTGGACGGCAGACGGCGATGCAGCCGTGGCAGGAGCCGTACGCCTCGCTGACCGCCGCGCTGGGCGAGGACGGCCGCCGCACCGCCGCCGACCTGGCCCGGCTCACCGGCCGTCCGGTGTCGACCGTCCGGCGCCAGCTCGGCCACCTGATCGCCGCCGACGCGCTGACGTTCCGGTGCGAGATCGCGCAGGGGCTCACCCCGTCGCCGATCGTCGTCAACTGGTGGTGCCAGGTGCCCGTCGCGCATGTGCCGACCTGCGTGGACCGGCTGCGGGCGAACCCGGCCATCCGCCAGATCGCGAGCCTGCCCGGCCCGGCGAATCTACTGGTGACCACGTGGATGCGCTCGATCGAGGAATCGATGCGGATGCAGGAACACCTCGAACAGGACCTGGCCCCGCTGTCGATCGTCGACTCGGCGCTGATCCTGCGGACGGCCAAACGGATGGGCTGGCTGCTGGACGATCTGGGGCGGAGCACGGGTTTCGTCGTCACCATGCCCGCGCGCCGGGAGTGAAGCCAGGTAAGGCCTGACGCGTTGCGAAAGCCACTTTCGCAACGTTGAAGGTTGGGAAAGTGGCTTTCGCAACGTCAGGTGGCCAAGGCGGCTCTCGGTCGACTGCCCGATTCATGCCTGTAGGCGCGATTCCAGGTGGGGGTCGTGAGTGATAAAGAGGGTTAGAACGACCATTGCCACTCACGACCCCGCACGAAGCGCCCAAACCGGGCAGCCTGACGAGGACTAGCGTCCCTTGTGGACAGTCGCCGACTGTCCCGAAAGTGGCTTTCGCGACACGAGCGCGGCCGCCGCGAGGTCAGGTCATCGCGACCAGAGTCCGCCGCTTACCCGTGAACGGCTCCCGCCCGTGCGCCATCAGCATGTTGTTGATCACCATGATGTCGCCCGGCTGCCAAGGGAACGCGTAGCTGACTTCGTCGTAAGCCGCCTTGACCGCGTCCAGGTCCGCCTGCGGGATCGGCGAGCCGTCGGCGAAGAAAGCGTTGCGGGGCAGGTCTTCCACGGGGTACAGCTCCAGCAGCGCCTCGCTGACCTCCTCCCCCAGGCTCGAAACGTGGAACAGGTTGGCCTGGTTGAACCACACCATCCCGCCGGTGTGCGGCTCCTCGACGAACGACGGGCGCACGTGCCGTGTGCGCAAGCCTTCTTCGGTCCACTCGTACGTCTGGCCGTTGGCGGCGCAGTAGTCCTCCACCGCCTGCCGGTCTTCGGTCTGGAACGCTTCCTGCCAGCTCAGCCCGAGGCCTTCGCGGAACGCCCGCGTGTAGGTGACGCCGCCCGCGAAGCGCTCGCGCAGGTCTTCCGGCAGAAGCCGGTACATCGCGCGACTGTCGGCGATCGGCGTCGCGCCACCGGTTTCGGCCGCGATGTCGCACAGGAAGAACAAGCGGTCCGGCCAGTGCGCCGAATACGAGCTCTCGTTGTGCATCGGGATCGACTCGGCGGGCGGGTACTCCGTCGAGGTGTAGATGTTGCCGGAAACCGCCGAGCGCGGCGTCGACCGTTCCGTGTAGGTCAGCAGCGAGCCGCCGATCTCCTCGGTGACCTGGTTGAACACCGTCAGATCGGCGGGCATCCCGCGCAGCAGGATCGCGCCGTGCTCGCGTAGCCGCTCCTGCAACGTTTCGCGGTGCGCGCGCACCCAGTCCAGGCCCGTGGCCGCGTACACGGCGAGCTTCGTGTGGTCGTTGCCCTCGATGTGCCCGAGGTTCGCCGTGAGTTCGGCGGTCATGACTCCTCCAGTTCGAATCGGATCAGCTTGGCGGCCTCGGCGTGCAGCGCAGCGAGGTCTTCGGTGTCGGCGAACCCCGCGGCTAGCACGTTCACCGCGTAGATCTCCTGGTCGTCGGTGAGCAGCTGGCCGGGGCGCACGATCGTGACCACCTCCAGGACCTCGGGCAGGTCGGCGACCTCGTCGGTGCCCTCGACGCGGACCAGCCGCCCGGTGCCCTCGGCATAGAAGATGAGGTAGCCCACCGGCACCGGCAGTCCCACGCCTCGCTTGGGCGGCGGCGTGCCCAGGGCCAGCGACACGGCTTCGGCGATGACGTCGATGCCGGTCGCGAGCTTCAGCAGCACCGGCTGGGCGCCGCCTGCCGGGCGGCCCGCGTTCACCTCGACGATCGTCGGGCCGAGTTCGGCGTCGTCGATCAGCTCCAGGTGAGCGCAGGTGTTGTCCAGGCCCAGCGCGAGCGCGGCGGCCGTCGCCGCCGCGAACAGCCGTTCGGTGTCCTTTTCGGACAGTTCGAGCGGCGGGCAGACCATGCCCAGCTCGAACTTGCGTTCGTCGATCAGCGGTTTCTCCACCACCGCCACCGGCTCCGCGACGCCGTCGCGCACCAGGACGTCGACCGCGTACTCCGGCCCGCGCAGCAGGCCTTCCACGAGGAACACCTTCAGCGGGTCGATCGATCCGACGAGGCGGTGGTACCGGGCGTCCTCCGACAGCGGCAACCGCTCGGCCAGCAGCCGGTACGCCGCCGCCAGTTCGTCCACTGTGGACACCGTACGGACGAGGTTGCTCGCCGCGCCGTTCACCGGTTTGACGATCGCCGGGAGCCCGACAGCCTCGGCCACCGACGCCGCCTCGGACTCGGCTGAGAT carries:
- a CDS encoding Lrp/AsnC family transcriptional regulator, which encodes MVIGSLDEEDFSLIHALQLRPRASWAQLGDALGSSPVTLTRRWERLRDGGGAWVTAYPRVPGRSRIQAAYVEIRCASGQVRALISELSTWPSVVSIEEASREYSLVLTVFGLGMHDLSTLLLDAIPGLPGVLNIRSHLVSRLHVEGSSWRVGALDRGRVQALSQLPPSGGTGGRQTAMQPWQEPYASLTAALGEDGRRTAADLARLTGRPVSTVRRQLGHLIAADALTFRCEIAQGLTPSPIVVNWWCQVPVAHVPTCVDRLRANPAIRQIASLPGPANLLVTTWMRSIEESMRMQEHLEQDLAPLSIVDSALILRTAKRMGWLLDDLGRSTGFVVTMPARRE
- a CDS encoding ATP-grasp domain-containing protein, encoding MNTAFVVRETAGQWIADVVAAVRATGLRAELVTEPLEPAELAQLADLVDGFIVVSDVRDAESVAAAIRARTPLPAGVVTAAEGIVASVARAAELLGVARCPASVFTLTHDKFAVRQALAAAGLPGPRCALISAESEAASVAEAVGLPAIVKPVNGAASNLVRTVSTVDELAAAYRLLAERLPLSEDARYHRLVGSIDPLKVFLVEGLLRGPEYAVDVLVRDGVAEPVAVVEKPLIDERKFELGMVCPPLELSEKDTERLFAAATAAALALGLDNTCAHLELIDDAELGPTIVEVNAGRPAGGAQPVLLKLATGIDVIAEAVSLALGTPPPKRGVGLPVPVGYLIFYAEGTGRLVRVEGTDEVADLPEVLEVVTIVRPGQLLTDDQEIYAVNVLAAGFADTEDLAALHAEAAKLIRFELEES
- a CDS encoding M20 metallopeptidase family protein, with translation MDLHDDARSLQDELVRLRRDLHREPEIGLDLPRTQERVLRELDGLGLEVSTGTGTTSVTAVLRGEGTARDSARPRTVLLRADMDALPVAEATGLDFAATNGAMHACGHDLHTTSLVGAARLLHTHRDRINGDVVLMFQPGEEGWDGAGVMLLEGVLDAAGRRADAAYGLHVFSSMLPSGQFASRPGTLMSASYRLLVTVHGEGGHGSMPHRAKDPISATAAMITALQTMVTRRLDIFDPAVITVGVIRGGTKRNVIPATAEFEATVRCFSDAAGALLDTAIRETIDGVARAHGVTADVVFESEYPVTVTDVDETAFGAEVVRETIGEQYYTELPNPVAGSEDFSRVLAEVPGTFLGLGALMPGLEPDTAPNNHSPYADFDPSVLSRAATVYAELAVRRLDRFAEGATR
- a CDS encoding TauD/TfdA family dioxygenase; protein product: MTAELTANLGHIEGNDHTKLAVYAATGLDWVRAHRETLQERLREHGAILLRGMPADLTVFNQVTEEIGGSLLTYTERSTPRSAVSGNIYTSTEYPPAESIPMHNESSYSAHWPDRLFFLCDIAAETGGATPIADSRAMYRLLPEDLRERFAGGVTYTRAFREGLGLSWQEAFQTEDRQAVEDYCAANGQTYEWTEEGLRTRHVRPSFVEEPHTGGMVWFNQANLFHVSSLGEEVSEALLELYPVEDLPRNAFFADGSPIPQADLDAVKAAYDEVSYAFPWQPGDIMVINNMLMAHGREPFTGKRRTLVAMT